A window from Zingiber officinale cultivar Zhangliang chromosome 7A, Zo_v1.1, whole genome shotgun sequence encodes these proteins:
- the LOC122000557 gene encoding acidic endochitinase-like has translation MASSSRLLLIALLLSALAAISNAGKIAVYWGQNGNEGSLAEACNTNLYEYVILAFLITFGNDQIPVLNLAGHCDPPSGTCRYLSAEIRQCQSKNITVLLSLGGAIGSYSLSSSDDATNVSRYLWDNYLGGSSSSRPLGDAVLDGIDFAIEHGSPDHYGELAQSLLDLGKQAGTKVYLSAAPQCPFPDQHLGPALRAVTFDYVWVQFYNNRGCDYSSGVSAIVQAWSTWTSNLPSSTVFLGLPAWPDAAASGYIPPEDLISKVLPAIKPLSSNYGGIMLWSRYFDSFSGYSIAVKGSVYQIDKPNSLPHMDKPMRAVSPFATDG, from the coding sequence ATGGCTTCTTCCTCTCGTCTCCTTCTCATTGCCCTCCTTCTTTCTGCTCTCGCCGCCATCTCCAACGCCGGCAAGATCGCCGTCTACTGGGGACAGAATGGCAACGAGGGCAGCTTGGCGGAGGCGTGCAACACCAATCTCTACGAATACGTCATTCTCGCCTTCCTGATCACCTTCGGCAACGACCAAATCCCTGTCCTCAACCTCGCCGGCCACTGCGACCCTCCTTCAGGCACCTGCAGATATCTCAGCGCCGAGATCCGCCAGTGCCAGTCCAAAAACATCACGGTGCTGCTGTCGCTCGGCGGAGCCATCGGAAGCTACTCGCTCTCCTCCTCAGACGACGCGACGAACGTGTCGAGGTACCTGTGGGACAACTACCTCGGCGGGTCGTCGAGCTCCCGGCCGCTGGGCGACGCGGTGCTCGACGGCATCGACTTCGCCATCGAACATGGCTCGCCGGACCACTACGGGGAGCTGGCGCAGTCGCTCCTCGACCTGGGCAAGCAGGCGGGCACCAAAGTGTACCTGTCGGCGGCGCCGCAGTGCCCGTTCCCGGACCAGCATCTGGGGCCGGCGCTGCGGGCCGTGACGTTCGACTACGTGTGGGTGCAATTCTACAACAACCGGGGCTGCGACTACAGCTCGGGGGTCAGCGCCATCGTCCAGGCGTGGAGCACGTGGACTTCCAACTTGCCGTCATCGACGGTGTTCCTGGGGCTGCCCGCGTGGCCGGATGCTGCCGCGAGCGGCTACATCCCTCCAGAAGACCTCATATCGAAGGTGCTGCCGGCGATCAAGCCGCTGTCGTCCAACTACGGCGGCATCATGTTGTGGAGTAGGTACTTTGACAGTTTCAGTGGATACAGCATCGCCGTCAAGGGCAGCGTCTATCAGATCGATAAACCAAACTCATTGCCACATATGGATAAACCAATGCGAGcggtttcgccttttgccacagaTGGATAA